The Kwoniella shivajii chromosome 7, complete sequence genome includes a region encoding these proteins:
- a CDS encoding acyl-CoA thioesterase II: MAPSTLLTDLVGVTPHPSASDISISKPLWVPSGARGVFGGQVIAQSLAASARTISSPLGLHSMHCYFLLPAFSNPDIEYRVERLRDGKSYSNRLVRAWQGEREVFVLLASYTSPPTPLPKNFGSIPQNSSSSTKEGGNNAKMSNSLRFALPQSASQSIKDITNSTRQGVQPKYQAPFPANLRPWKECYTEESRWQKFFDERAANWTGARKKFLTEYIRERRESPVGIARARYRSLEESQYEEAEDGAHHTRLSWLHARLGPDEKPDIETVKAMIAYMTDFQFIGTASRAVGLNQSSIPRIGMLASLDHSIHFYPFPENFDPSAPLLHVMEAQSVDVASGRGMLQGRVYTQEGDLIAVTAQEGVVRADLKGLEAKGLVEGGVVGEDNGAKQRKAKL, translated from the exons ATGGCTCCTTCGACTCTTCTGACCGACCTTGTCGGAGTCACTCCTCATCCATCAGCATCCGATATATCCATTTCGAAACCCCTCTGGGTGCCTTCAGGAGCGAGAGGAGTATTTGGTGGACAAGTAATCGCTCAGTCTTTAGCTGCTTCAGCTAGGACTATCTCTTCACCTTTGGGTCTTCACAGTATGCATTGCTACTTTCTTCTACCGGCATTCTCGAATCCAGATATCGAATATAGAGTCGAAAGATTAAGGGATGGGAAAAGTTACTCAAATCGATTAGTCAGGGCATGgcaaggtgaaagagaagttTTCGTTTTACTTGCGAGTTACACatcacctcctacacctttgCCTAAAAACTTCGGTTCTATACCTCAAAATAGCTCATCATCCAcaaaagaaggagggaaCAATGCGAAAATGTCCAATTCTTTACGGTTCGCCTTGCCTCAATCCGCTTCCCAGTCAATTAAGGATATAACCAACTCCACTCGACAGGGAGTTCAACCGAAATATCAGGCTCCCTTTCCAGCCAATCTCAGACCATGGAAAGAATGTTATACCGAGGAGAGTAGGTGGCAGAAATTCTTCGATGAGAGAGCGGCAAACTGGACTGGAGCAAGGAAGAAGTTTTTGACTGAATATATCAGG GAACGAAGAGAATCTCCCGTGGGTATAGCCAGAGCAAGATATAGGTCTTTAGAGGAATCACAATacgaagaagcagaggacGGGGCTCATCATACCCGGCTCAGTTGGCTACATGCCCGTTTAGGGCCTGATGAAAAGCCAGACATAGAGACggtcaaa GCTATGATAGCGTACATGACAGATTTTCAATTCATCGGTACGGCCTCTCGAGCAGTGGGATTGAATCAAAGTTCGATACCGCGAATAGGAATGCTAGCCTCTTTGGACCATTCAATACATTTCTACCCCTTCCCGGAAAATTTTGATCCTTCGGCGCCTCTATTACACGTAATGGAAGCTCAAAGTGTGGATGTAGCTAGTGGACGAGGTATGTTGCAGGGCAGGGTGTACAcacaagaaggagatttgaTAGCTGTTACGGCTCAGGAAGGCGTAGTGAGGGCTGATTTGAAAGGACTAGAAGCGAAAGGTCTCGTTGAGGGAGGAGTTGTCGGCGAGGATAACGGAGCCAAGCAGAGGAAAGCAAAATTATAA